TCGCATGGAACGCCTATCTGACGAAGTCGATGCAGCGACCCGATCAAATTGATCTATTCGTCCCCTTCGTCTTCCTCCACATGTCATGGAATCCCATGAGCGGCGATGCCGCCTTCACTCCAAAAACGGATCGCGAACGCCACTACAAAATCGAGGACTTCGAACCGACTACGATCGCCAATTATTTCGAACTCTGGCGCGACTTCGACGGTCGACGACTCCCTGTGAGCTTTAACCGTCAATGGTTAGATGTCATCGCCGTCCATCAAGATAATCGCATTTCGCTAGCGATCACGAATATGGGCGGACGGCAGCTCTCGGTCGATCTTTCCAAGGTCGCCAAAAAGCTTGGTGTCAAACAAGCGGTACAAACCCGACTAAACTATCACCGCGGAGAAGTCGTTTTTGAACCCGAACACAGCATTAAGGTCGATAGCATCCCTGTCGATGTGAACGAAACCACGATTGTTCGGCTGATTCTACCTCAACCGCTTCGCCCCAGAGGAAAGTTGAGGAGGGAACGCTGCTACGCACATGCAACGGCGGTCAAATCGAACGGCGAACCAATTCTTTTCGAGGTGCAAGTCGATCAGCCAGAGGCTGTTAGCTCCGCCCAGCTTATCGTCGGCATCCACCGTCGTGGCGGGGTCACCAAACCGCTGCAGGTCGAGTTCAATGGTGAGCCAATCGCTATCGATAAGGGAGACGCCCACGAGTTTACCGAATACTTCGCACCACTCAGCACGCAACTCCCGCTCTCGAAGCTACAGGCCAGCAACTCCGTGAAGATATCCTCGGAGAGCGGTGCGACAATCACTTCAGTTCAAATTGTTACTGATAGTACAATGCCGAACTAACTTGCAGCCCCCAATCTAAGCGAACGAAACTTATGAGACCAATTCTATTTGCGGCTCTATGTTTGGCGACCACGCTCGTCCGTGCGGAAGTGCAGCCGAACATCTTATGGATTCTCACGGACGATCAGCGTTACGACTCGATCAGTGCTTTCAATCGTATGCTGCACGACCGCGATTCGAGTGAACTGGGTTATGTCGATTCCCCAAGCATCGATAAGCTCGCAAAGATGGGCACTACCTTTATCAACACGTTCTGCCAAGCGCAAGGCTGCGCACCGTCTCGCGCAACGATGCACATGGGCAGGTATCCGTTTCGATCAGGGGTGTATGAATTCGAGTACTTCAATAACAACGCAGAACATTGTCGGCCGATGCTTCCAGAGCAGATGGCCAAGCTGGGGTATCAAACATGCCATGTAGGCAAACTGGGAGTCCGGATCAAGACAGTCAAGAATGGCCGCGTGCGCCCTCACCAGATCTATCAAACCGACGTAAAGTTCAAGCAGATGCACAAGGATGGTCTCACCGGTTGGGGTAAAGATTGGTTCTATGAACTCGACGGAGTGAAGCTTATCCCTCCCATCAAGCAGCTTCGCTACTTCGTAACGCCCGAAGGAGAGTTCGAGTACGCGTCGCTAGAGCTCGAAAAACGAATGCCCAAGTACGCCGGATCAGCGGCTGCAACCATGAAGAAATACGACCTGTTGCGTCACTACAACAGGAAAAAGCCCAAGAGCCCTGACGAAGGGATGATCCTGGCTGGGGTTAGTTCCCAACCCGCTGGAAAAACCCGAGACGGGTGGTACACCACCGTGCTTGGTCAGTTCCTGGAGAACGAGAACCAGAGTTTCGCTGTCGGATCTCAAACCGTTCAGGGCGTTGATCCCGCCAGGCCGCTCTTCTGTCACCTTGGGTTCGACTTCCCACACACGCCTGTTCTGCCCCCGGCGGATTATCGTGCCCGCTTTCAACAGCATACCTATAAAGTTCCAACTTTCGACGAGAGCGAACTCGAGTCGATGCCCGAGCAGCTACAGAAGCAAGTGACTCACGGCTTTTCCAACCATTTCTCGGACGAGCAGAAACAAGCGATGATTCAGGACTACTTCGCTTTCTGTGCCTACGGTGATTCGCTAGTTGGCCAAGCAAGCGAGGCATTCATCGCGTACAGCCAATCACACCAGCAACCGTGGATGATCGTCTACGTTTGCGGCGACCATGGCTGGAAGCTCAATGATCACGGCTCGGTCAGCAAGTTCACTCCTTGGAAAATCGACTGCCACAATCCGATCATCGTGATTTCTTCCGACAAGGAAACCTTCCCCGCTGGCAAGGTCGTAAAGGACTTCACCGAGTTCGTTGATATTGCCCCCACCTGTCTGGCAGCGGGCGGCGCGAATTTGCAGGATCAAAAATTTGACTATCTGGATGGCTATGATCTTGCGAATGTCATTTCGGGAGAGATCCCAGCTCGCGATTACGTTCTCGGAGAGAGTCACGCCGTCACGGGGCCGCGAGCCTTCATTCGCACGGAGGACTTCGTCTTCTCCATGCAGACCCGCCCAC
The genomic region above belongs to Lacipirellulaceae bacterium and contains:
- a CDS encoding sulfatase-like hydrolase/transferase, which translates into the protein MRPILFAALCLATTLVRAEVQPNILWILTDDQRYDSISAFNRMLHDRDSSELGYVDSPSIDKLAKMGTTFINTFCQAQGCAPSRATMHMGRYPFRSGVYEFEYFNNNAEHCRPMLPEQMAKLGYQTCHVGKLGVRIKTVKNGRVRPHQIYQTDVKFKQMHKDGLTGWGKDWFYELDGVKLIPPIKQLRYFVTPEGEFEYASLELEKRMPKYAGSAAATMKKYDLLRHYNRKKPKSPDEGMILAGVSSQPAGKTRDGWYTTVLGQFLENENQSFAVGSQTVQGVDPARPLFCHLGFDFPHTPVLPPADYRARFQQHTYKVPTFDESELESMPEQLQKQVTHGFSNHFSDEQKQAMIQDYFAFCAYGDSLVGQASEAFIAYSQSHQQPWMIVYVCGDHGWKLNDHGSVSKFTPWKIDCHNPIIVISSDKETFPAGKVVKDFTEFVDIAPTCLAAGGANLQDQKFDYLDGYDLANVISGEIPARDYVLGESHAVTGPRAFIRTEDFVFSMQTRPHRNRGKQLDWARSASWEDLDPALYHMPTDPHETQNLAHDKKYSEVAEKMQKKLLNIVLGDNRVEVDWGPKADGTEIYRSNFAPGADDKKLNLTAKQ